The following are from one region of the Phycisphaerae bacterium genome:
- the hemE gene encoding uroporphyrinogen decarboxylase, with the protein MDCEVLHNSPFLRACRREKADYTPIWLMRQAGRYQRQYREIREKVSFLELCKTPGLAAQVTVMAVEQLGVDAAIIFADILLIVEPMGVGLSFNKGEGPSIARPVRSGVDVNQLREVDVDDSLSFVFEAIRIARRELAPGIPLIGFCGAPFTVASYMIEGGASREFTRTRSLMHDDPGAWNALLERIVRASADYVNGQIAAGAQAVQVFDSWVGCLDEQEYRRFVLPHTQSLIRAVSAGTPVIHFGVNTGSMLKAIREAGGDVIGLDWRVNLAEAWKTIGYDVGVQGNLNPNVLLTSADEIRRQAKIILDQAAGRPGHIFNLGHGVLPNTPVENARALVDAVHEYSRGF; encoded by the coding sequence ATGGATTGCGAAGTCCTTCACAACAGCCCGTTTCTCCGTGCCTGTCGCCGCGAGAAGGCGGATTACACTCCGATCTGGCTGATGCGTCAGGCAGGGCGATACCAGCGTCAGTACCGCGAGATTCGCGAGAAGGTCTCGTTTCTGGAGTTGTGCAAGACGCCGGGACTGGCCGCCCAGGTTACCGTGATGGCCGTCGAGCAGCTCGGTGTTGATGCGGCGATCATCTTTGCCGACATCCTGCTGATCGTCGAGCCGATGGGCGTGGGGCTGTCGTTCAACAAGGGCGAAGGGCCCTCGATCGCCAGGCCGGTGCGAAGCGGCGTCGACGTGAATCAGCTTAGAGAGGTCGATGTCGACGATTCGCTTTCCTTTGTTTTCGAGGCCATTCGGATTGCCCGCCGCGAGCTGGCGCCCGGCATTCCGCTCATCGGCTTCTGCGGCGCACCGTTCACCGTGGCCAGCTACATGATCGAGGGCGGGGCCAGTCGCGAGTTTACCCGGACGCGGTCGCTGATGCACGACGACCCGGGTGCGTGGAATGCACTGCTCGAGCGGATCGTCCGGGCGTCGGCCGATTATGTGAACGGTCAGATCGCGGCCGGCGCACAGGCCGTGCAGGTTTTCGACAGTTGGGTCGGCTGCCTCGACGAGCAGGAGTATCGCCGCTTCGTGCTGCCGCACACGCAGTCGCTAATCCGGGCCGTCAGTGCGGGCACGCCCGTGATTCACTTCGGCGTCAATACCGGTTCCATGCTCAAGGCGATCCGTGAGGCCGGCGGCGACGTGATCGGTCTGGACTGGCGGGTGAACCTGGCCGAGGCCTGGAAAACGATCGGGTACGACGTCGGCGTCCAGGGCAATCTGAATCCGAACGTGTTATTAACCTCTGCTGACGAGATACGCCGCCAGGCCAAGATCATCCTGGATCAGGCCGCCGGGCGGCCGGGACATATCTTCAATCTCGGCCACGGCGTGTTGCCGAACACCCCTGTGGAAAACGCCAGAGCCCTGGTAGATGCGGTTCATGAGTACTCCAGGGGTTTCTGA
- a CDS encoding Gfo/Idh/MocA family oxidoreductase, translated as MGKTYGFGVVGAGMIGKFHAEAIKGLPNARLLAICDQVASAAETLAGKFGCGAETSLEKLLSRDDIDVITVATPSGLHGEVAIAAARHGKHCVVEKPIEITLEKIDRILEAHDKAGTTVGGIFNMRHEETAKLFKKAVDAGRFGRMTFGMAYGPWWREQSYYDNGGWRGTWALDGGGALMNQGIHTIDTLQWLMGPVKAVTAFCRTLAHERIEVEDTGVAAIEFANGAIGTIACATSMWPGHFRIIEVAGDRGTAAMADNKFFFWQFAQETPEDARIREKYLQFPGVSVGAANPSAGMTADNHRANFAEFLAALDAGKEPPISGREARKAVEIILAIYESSRSGRTVSL; from the coding sequence ATGGGCAAGACATACGGATTCGGTGTGGTTGGGGCCGGCATGATCGGCAAGTTTCACGCCGAGGCGATTAAGGGTCTGCCGAACGCGAGACTGCTGGCTATTTGTGATCAGGTTGCGTCGGCGGCCGAGACCTTGGCCGGCAAGTTTGGGTGTGGGGCCGAGACCAGCTTGGAGAAGCTGCTGTCCCGCGATGACATCGACGTGATCACGGTGGCGACGCCGAGCGGGCTGCACGGTGAGGTGGCCATCGCGGCTGCCAGGCACGGCAAGCACTGCGTGGTCGAAAAGCCCATCGAGATCACACTGGAAAAGATCGACCGGATCCTGGAGGCCCACGACAAAGCCGGCACCACCGTCGGGGGCATCTTCAACATGCGTCATGAGGAGACGGCCAAGTTGTTCAAGAAGGCCGTCGATGCCGGTCGCTTCGGACGGATGACCTTCGGCATGGCCTATGGTCCCTGGTGGCGCGAGCAATCTTACTACGACAACGGCGGGTGGCGCGGTACTTGGGCACTTGACGGCGGCGGGGCCTTGATGAATCAGGGCATTCACACCATCGACACGCTTCAATGGCTGATGGGGCCGGTCAAGGCGGTGACCGCTTTTTGCCGGACGCTGGCCCACGAGCGGATCGAGGTTGAGGATACCGGCGTGGCGGCGATCGAGTTCGCCAACGGGGCGATTGGTACCATCGCCTGCGCGACCAGCATGTGGCCGGGGCACTTCCGAATCATCGAGGTAGCCGGCGATCGCGGAACCGCGGCCATGGCCGACAACAAGTTTTTCTTCTGGCAATTCGCCCAGGAGACGCCCGAGGACGCGCGGATCCGCGAGAAGTATCTTCAGTTCCCAGGCGTTTCGGTCGGGGCGGCCAATCCGTCTGCAGGGATGACCGCGGACAATCACCGCGCCAACTTCGCCGAGTTCCTCGCTGCCCTCGATGCGGGCAAGGAGCCGCCGATTTCCGGCCGCGAGGCTCGCAAAGCGGTGGAGATCATCCTGGCGATCTACGAGTCGTCCCGGAGCGGCAGAACGGTCTCGCTTTGA